DNA sequence from the Amycolatopsis sp. Hca4 genome:
GCGGCGGACCGAGGAGATCGGCAGGCAGTACGCGCCGGCCGGGTTCCGGGGGCCGCGGGGCCGGCGCGGTGCGCCGTCGCGGATGCCGCGGTTCCGGCCGCCGTCGCGGGTCGACGTCGTCGAGCAGCTGGACCGGGCCGGGCTGCTGCCGGCGATCGTGTTCATCTTCTCCCGGGCGGGCTGTGACGCCGCGGTGGCGCAGTGCGTGCGGTCGGGGCTGCGGCTGAACGGGCCGGGTGAGGTCGAGGAGATCCGGCGGGTCATCGAGGAGCGCACGGCGGACCTGCCCGAGGGTGACCTGGGCGTGCTGGGGTACTGGGAGTGGCGGGAGGCCCTCGAACGCGGGATCGCGGGGCACCACGCGGGGCTGCTGCCGGCGTTCAAGGAGACCGTGGAGGAGCTGTTCGTCCGCGGGCTGGTGAAGGTCGTGTTCGCCACCGAGACCCTGGCGCTGGGGATCAACATGCCGGCGCGCACGGTCGTGCTCGAGCGGCTGGTGAAGTACAACGGCGAGGCGCACGTCGACCTGACGCCGGGGGAGTACACGCAGCTCACCGGGCGGGCCGGGCGGCGCGGGATCGACGTCGAGGGGCACGCGGTCGTCGCCTGGCAGCCCGGGGTGGACCCGAAGCAGGTCGCCGGGCTGGCGTCGACGCGGACCTACCCGCTGCGGTCGTCGTTCCGGCCGGGCTACAACATGGCGGTCAACCTGGTGGCGCAGGTCGGTGCGGCCGAGGCGCGGGAGCTTTTGGAGCAGTCGTTCGCCCAGTTCCAGGCCGACCGGTCGGTGGTGGGGACCGCCCGCCGGATCGAGCGGAACAAGGAAGCGCTGAAGGGCTACACGGCCGCGGTGACCGGCGATTTCGACGAGATGCTGGAGTACGTCGAGCTGCGGGCGAAGATTTCGGCGCGGGAGAAGGCGTTGTCGCGGCAGAACACGTCCGCGCGGCGGGCCGGGACGGCGGAGTCGCTGGAGAAGCTGCGCAAGGGTGACGTGATCGCGGTGCCCGCGGGGCGGCGGGCCGGGCTGGCGGTGGTGGTCGATCCGGGGCTGGACCCGATCCGGGAGCCGCGGCCGGTGGTGGTGACCGAGGACCGGTGGTCGGGGCCGTTGTCGGTCGCGGACTTCCCGGCGCCGGTGGAGGCGCTGGGGCGGATCCGGCTGCCCAAGCACATCGAGCTGCGGTCGCCGCGGACGCGCCGGGACATCGCGTCGGCGTTGCGGAACGCGGGGATTTCGCTGCCGGGGCGGCAGAAGCGGCGGTCGGGGGCGAACGAGGACGGCGAGCTGGCCGCGCTGCGGCGGGCGTTGCGGGCGCACCCGTGCCACGGGCTGGCCGAGCGTGAGGCGAACCTGCGCTGGGTGGAGCGGTACGAGCGGCTCGCGGCGGAGACGCAGCAGCTGGAGCGGAAGGTCGCGGCGACGACGCACTCGCTGGCGCGGGCGTTCGACCGGATCCTGGCGTTGCTGGGTGAGCGCGGGTATTTGGCAGCGGCGCAAAGCGCCTCCGTTGAGGGTGGTGGCGGGGGCATGGATGGATTGGGGCCGGAGTCGGCCGGGGACGGTGAGGACCGCGTCACCGAGCACGGGCGGCGGCTGACGCGGCTCTACAGCGAGTCGGATCTGCTGGCGGCGGAGTGCATCCGGCACGGGGTGTGGCGCAAGCTCAACCCGGCCGAGCTGGCCGCGGTCGTGTCGACGCTGGTGTTCGAGGCGCGCCGGGACACCGCGGGGGAGCCGCGGCTGCCCGGTGGGGCGGTGCCCGAGGCGTGGCAGGAAACGGCGCGGTTGTGGGTGGAGCTGACCGAGGACGAGCGGCGGCACCGGCTGGACCGCACGCGGGAGCCGGACGCCGGGTTCGCGTGGCCGGTGTACCGCTGGGCCCGCGGTGAATCCCTGGAGAAGGTGCTGACCGCGGCGGAGGCCAACGGCCAGGAGCTGTCGGCCGGTGACTTCGTGCGCTGGTCGCGGCAGGTGATCGACCTGCTGGACCAGATCCGGGACGTGCTCGGGAAGGCGGATCCGGTGGGTGCGGCGGCGGCCGAGGCGGTCAAGGCCCTCCGCCGTGGCGTCGTGGCCGCCGGGGCCGCGTGAACTCGGTGTTAGCCCAGCTCGGCGGTGGGGTGGCGGGTGAGCGTGGACACGTGTGCTCGGCTGGAACCTGTGGTTGGATCGCCTGCAACACCGTGTGTGCGCGGCTTGGCGGTGTTTCGGGGTGGACAGCGAGTTGAGTGAAGCAGGCGGAGGCAGAAGATGAGCACGCCGTATGGCGGCAACGACCCACAGCAGCCCCAGTACGGGCAGCAGCCGGGCGGCGCGTACCCGCCGAGCGGCGGGCAGGAGCAGCCGCAGTGGGGGCAGCCGCAACAGCCTTCCTACGACCCGAACCAGCAGCAGCAATCGGGCCAGCCGCAGCAGCCCCAGCAGTGGGGGCAGCAGCCCGGCGGGTACGCCCCGCCGCAGCCGCAGTGGGGCCAGCAGCCGCCGCCCTACGGCCAGCAGCCGGGTGGCGGCTACCCGCAGAGCGGGCCGCAGGCCCAGCCGCAGTACGGGCAGCAGCCGGGCGGGGCGTACCCGCAGAGCGGGCCCCAGGCGCAGCCGCAGTACGGGCAGCAGCCGGGCGGCCAGTACGACTACGGGCGGCAGCAGTTCCCGGGCGCGGCCGGGCCGGAGCCGGAGCAGCAGCCGGCGAAGTCGAAGAAGGGCCTGCTGATCGGCGTGGTGGCGGCGATCGTGGTGGTCGCCGCGTTCCTGGTGCTGGGGTTCGTGGCGCCCGGGTTCCTGAAGACGCAGGTCTTCAACAACACCCAGATGCAGACCGATGTGCAGAAGCTGCTGACCGAGACGTACAAGATCGACGGCGTCACCGCGGTCACCTGCCCGGCGGAGCAGAAGGTGCAGGACGGCGCGAAGTTCGAGTGCACGGCCACCATCGCCGGGAAGCCGCAGCAGGTGCCGATCACGGTGAAGGGTGACGGCGGGAACTACGAGGTTTCCCCGCCGGTCGCGAAGTAGCGTGGCCCGAGGTCCGGCCGCCGGGGTATTCCGGTGGCCGGACCTCGGCGTTTCCGGAGATGATCCGGGGATGAGCGACTTCGAGATCCGGACGCTGGGCACCGAGGAGCACCGGGCGGCGAGCAACCTGTTCCGGGAGACGGTGCACGCCCCGCCGTCCGACGACGCCGAGTGGGTGTACGCGGCGCGGTACTACCAGCCCGGGGGCACGCTCGGGGTGTTCGATCCGGAGCTGATCGGCACGGCCCGCTCGTTCGACGCGGAGCTGACGGTGCCCGGCGGGGCGCGGCTGCCGATGGTGGGGGTGACGTCGGTGGGGGTCCGGGCCGACCGGACCCGCCGCGGGGTGCTGCGGGCGATGATGACCGCGCAGCTGGAGGACTTCGCCGAGCGCGGGGTGGTGTTTTCGAACCTGCTGGCGTCGGAGGCCGGGATCTACGGCCGGTTCGGCTACGGCCTGGCCACGCGGCACCGCACCTACAGTCTCGACCGGCACCGGGCGCGGCTGCGCCCGGACGCGCCGTCGGGTGGGGAGCTGGAACTGCTGGACCTGGAGCGGGCCCTCGAGGTCTGCCCCGCTGTGTACGACGGGCTCGAGCGCCGGCCGGGGATGATGTCGCGGCCGGAGGTGCTGTGGCGGCTGTACGAGATGCAGCTGCGGCGGTCTGCCACGCCGGCGAAGGCGGTGGTGCACCACGGTCCGGGCGGGCCGGACGGGTTCGCCGTCTACCACGTCGACGGACCGCTGGCGCCACCGTGGACCAAAACGCTGGAGCTGGTGGACCTGTTCGCCGGCTCGGCGGCGGCGTACGCCGGGTTGTGGCGGTTCCTGCTCGGCCTGGACCTGGTGGACCGGATCGTCGCCGGTTCGCGGCCGCTGGACGACCCGATCGACCTGCTGCTGGCCGATCACCGGCGCGGGAGCGTCGACCGGATCGGCGACGAGCACTGGATCCGGCTCGTCGACGTCCCGGCCGCACTGGCCGGCCGGACGTACGGGCTGGGAGCGCCGGTGCTCGTCGAGGTCACCGATCCGCTGCTGCCGGGCAACAGCGGCACCTACCTGGTGAGCTCGGACGGGGTGGAGCGCACGGACCGGCCGCCGGGCTCCGCGTGGACGTCACCACCCTGGCGATGATCTACCTCGGTACCTGGCGGCCGTCGGCGCTGGCGGCGGCGGGCCGGCTGGAGGTCCGTGACCCGGCCGCCCCGGCGGCGGCGGACACGCTGTTCGGCGTCGGGCAGGCGGCCTGGAGCGGCAGTCACTTCTGAGTGGCGGAAAACCGCGTGCCGGGTCCGGCCGCGGACGGCAGGATCGGGAGGATGACCGCCTTCGACGTCCGCCCGATCCTCGAGGAACAGCGGCGCAGCACGTTCGACCTGCTGCGCCGCGCGTTGCACGCCACGGCCGTCTCCGACGACGTCTGGGCCCGGGTCGGGAGTCCTGGCCCGCGGAGCGGAAGTTCGGGGCGTTCGAAGGCGGCAGCCCGATCGGGATCGTGTCCTCCTACGACACCGAGATCGCCGTGCCGGGCGGGCAGACCCTGCCGGTGGCCGCGGTGGAGGGGGTCGCCGTGCGGGCCGACCGGACCCGCCGCGGGGTGCTGAGCGCGATGATGGCCGCGCAGCTGGGGGACTTCGCCGACCGCGGGGTGCCGCTGGCCGTCCTGCACGCCAGCGAGCCCACGATCTACGGCCGGTTCGGCTACGGCTCGGCCGCGCTCGGCAAGACCCTGCGGGTGGCGCGGCCTGCCGCCCGGCTGCACGAGCGCGTCGCGGCCGGTGGCGAGGTCCGGTTGCTGACGCCGGAGGAGGCGGTGAAGGAGATCCCGGGGCTGTACCGGCGGATCGGGCTGCACCGGCCGGGGATGATCGGGCGGCCGCAGCGGTGGTGGCCGATCTCGCACGACCGGCAGGTGAGCGCGGAGGGCGGGCACGTCGTCGCCGTCCACAGTGGACCGGACGGGGACGACGGGTTCGTCGTCTACCACACGGTCGGCCGCCGGTCGCCCGACTCGCCCGACCACGGTGCCCTGCTGGACGTCCGCGACCTGCACGCGGCGGGCCCGGCCGCGGGCCGCGCTGTGGCGGTACCTGCTGTCCGTGGACCTGGTGTCGGAGGTGTACGCCCGGTACCGGCCGGTCGACGAGCCGCTCGCCCTGATGCTGGCCGACCACCGGCACGCGGCCACCACGGCGGTCGAGGACGACCTGTGGCTGCGGCCGGTCGACGTCGCGGCCGCGCTGGCCGCCCGCACCTACCGCCCGGCCGCCCCGGTGGTGGTCGCGGTGACCGACCGGCAGCTGCCGGCCAACACCGGGCACTACGAGATCGGCCCGGAGGGCGCCCGGCGCACCGAGGCGGCCGCGGACCTGGCCTTCGACGTCGACACCCTGGGCATGCTCTACCTCGGGCAGTGGACGGCGACGGCGCTGGCCGAGGCCGGTCGCGTCGACGTCCGCGCCGCGGCGGCACTCGGTGCGGCCGACGAGCTGTTCACCACGACGGCCGCACCGTGGTGCGGCACGTACTTCTAGGCGCCGGGGAGGGCCTTGAGGAGCCGTTCGACCGGCTGGCCGAGGTTCCACCGCTCGGTCAGCTCGGCGACCCGCTCGGGGTCGGCCGGGGTCGCCGGGACGGTGTCGGGGCGGGACTGCTCGACGGGCGCGTCGACCGCCACGCGCACCACGGTGGGGGCGACGGCGAGGTAGTCCGCGGCCTCCTTCAGCCGCAGCCGCGTCTTGAGCGGGAGGGCGGAGTCGCCGGCTTCCCCGGCGGCGACCAGTGCTTCGAGCGACCCGAACTGCGTGATCAGCTTCGCGGCGGTCTTCTCGCCGATGCCGGCGACGCCGGGCAGCCCGTCGGAGGGGTCGCCGCGCAGGGCGGCCATGTCGGCGTAGGCGGGCCCGGCGATGTCACGCGGGAGGCTGTAGCGCTCGGCGATCTCGGCCGGCCCGAGCACCTCGGCCTTGGCCCACCCCTTGCCGACGTAGATGACCGAGGTCGGCGTGGGTTCGGTGCGCACCAGCTGGAAGAGGTCCCGGTCGCCGGTGATGACCTCGACCGGGTCGGCCTTCTCCTTGGTGGCCAGCGCACCGATGACGTCGTCGGCCTCGTAGCCTGCGGCTTCGGCGGTGGCGAACCCGAAGGCTTCGAGCAGGTCGAGGATGATCGGGACCTGCGGGGTGAGCGTGTCGGGCACCTCTTCGACGTCCGGGCCGCTGCCGGTTTCCTCGGCCACCCGGTGCGCCTTGTAGCTGGGCAGCAGGTCGGTGCGGAACTTCGGCCGCCAGTCGGCGTCCAGGCAGCAGACGAGCCGGGCGGGCCGCCGGTCGGTGAGGATCCGCGCGATCGTGTCGGCAAACCCCCGCACGGCGTTGACCTGCGTCCCATCGGCGGCGCGCAGGGAGTCGGGCAGGGCGAAGAAGGAGCGGAAGTACAGGCTCGCGGAGTCGAGCAGGGCAAGGGATCCGGTCACCCGCACAGCCTGCCATGCCGGAGGCGGGGGAGAGGGCCGAGCCACGCTACTCGGCACGGGAGGAGGTGAGTCCCGGGTGGGGCGTGGTGTGTTCTCGCCCTTTGGACGGGGAGTCCGGCGGCAGCCGGCGGATCCGCTCGAAGGCTGCGGCCGGGCAGGTTCCGGGCCGGAATTGTCGGTGGTGACCGGTAGCGTGGAAAACGGGGCCCCGCGTGCGAGGACGGTCCGGTGCCGACCGGCGGCCGCCGGGGCGGGTCGGGTCACCCGGCTCGGCATGTCGTGGCCCCGGGCGCGGCCGGTTCCCCTGCCGCCCCACTAGGCTCGGCGTCATGTCGCGCCGTTCCCTTCACACGCCCGCTCCCGATGCCGCCGCCCTGCGGGTGCGGCTGGACCGTGCCCGCGCTGCCGCGGCCGCCGCCGGTACCGATGCCCTGCTGATCGCGCCCGGCTCGGACCTGCGGTACCTGCTCGGGCAGGCCGGGGGCTCGTTCGAGCGGCTCACCACCCTCGTCGTCCCTGCCGAGGGCACGCCCGCGCTGGTCGTGCCGAAGCTGGAGGCGCCCGGGTACGCCGACGTCCCGACCGACGACCTCGGGGTCGAGCTGCTCACCTGGGTCGACGGCGACGACCCGTACGAGCTCGTCGCCGACCGGCTCGGCAAGCCCGGCCGCGTCGCCGTCAGCGACTTCACCCCGGCCCTGCACGTGCTCGCCCTGCGCGCCGCCCTCGGCACCGCCGAGCAGACGCTGGCCGGTCCCGTCGTCCGGGAGCTGCGGATGCGCAAGGACGCCGCGGAAATCGCGTCGCTGCGCGAAGCCGGTGCGGCGATCGACCGGGTGCACGCCCGCGTCCACGAGTGGCTGCGGCCGGGCCGCACCGAGGCCGAGGTCGGCGCCGACATCGCCGCGGCCATCGTCGAGGAGGGCCACGTCCAGGCCGACTTCGTGATCGTCGGCTCCGGCCCGAACGGGGCCAGCCCGCACCACGACGTCTCCGACCGCGTCATCGAAAAGGGTGACGTCGTGGTCGTCGACATCGGCGGCCCGCTGCCTGCCGGCTACAACTCCGACTCCACCCGCACCTACGCCGTCGGGACGCCGCGGGACGCCGACGTGGCCGAGACCTACGCGGTGCTGCAGCGCGCCCAGGCCGCCGCGGTCGCCTCGGTGAAGCCGGGCGTCACCGCCGAGGCCGTCGACGCCGCCGCCCGCGACGTCATCGCCGAGGCCGGGTTCGGCGAGTACTTCATCCACCGCACCGGCCACGGCATCGGCCTGGACGTGCACGAGGAGCCGTACATCATCGCCGGCAACGCGCTGCCGCTGGAGCCGGGCATGGCCTTCAGCGTGGAGCCGGGCATCTACCAGGCGGGCCGGTGGGGCGCCCGGATCGAGGACATCGTCATCGTCACCGAAGACGGTGCCGAGTCCGTCAACAACCAGCCGCACGAGCTCGTCGTGCTGGACGCATGACCGCCGGCGGCCTGGAGCCGCTGGACCAGTCGATCGTCCAGGAGCTCGCGGCGGACGGGCGGCGCAGCTTCACCGACCTCGCCGAGCGGGTCGGGCTGTCGGTGTCGGCGGTGCACCAGCGGGTGCGCCGCCTCGAGCAGCGCGGGGTCATCCTCGGCTACACCGCGCGGCTCGACGGCGAGCAGATCGGGCTCCCGCTGACCGCGCTGATCTCGCTGACGCCGAACGACCCGGCGGCCCCGGACGACTACCCGCAGCGGATCCAGCACATCAAGGAGATCGAGTCGTGCTACTCGGTGGCCGGCGACGAGTCCTACATCCTGCTGGTGCGCGTCCAGTCGCCGCTGGCGCTGGAGGACCTGCTGCGGCGGATCCGGGAGGCGGCGAAGGTGTCGACCCGCACGACGGTGGTGCTCTCTACGCCGTTCGAGGGACGTTCGCCGACGTTCTGACGCCGGCGCTCCGTCCGGCGGCCGGGGCGCTGGTACGGTAAAAGGTATGGCAACACGTAAGGTCACGCTTTCGCTGGACAGCGGCGCGCTGGAATTCGCCGAACGGGCCGCGAAAGCCCACGGAATCTCGGTCTCGTCCTGGCTGTCGAAGGCAGCCAGGCGCGAGGCGGTGCGTACGGGTTACACCCCGCAGAAGCCGGAACCGGCCGCCGCGGAATCGGACGAGGCCGAACGCAGCGCGGCGGAGAAGGATCTGCGTGCGCAGGGGTGAAGTCTGGACGTACCACCCCCGACCGAACCGGCCCGGCAACGCACCGTGGTGCTGCTGTCCTCGGACGGGGTGAACGAGTCCGAGCGGCCGTGGCTGCTCGGCACCGAACTGCTCGACCGCGACCCGATGGACATCCTCGGCGTGGCGATCGACGCCCGCTACTGGGTGTCCACGCTCAACTTGACCCGGCTCTACCGCCCGTGGTTCGACGAGCGGATCGCCGAGATCGACCAGGACGTCCAGGAGCGGATCGACATCGCCTTGCGGGCCGCCCTCGACCTGTGAGCGCGGCGGCCAGCGCGCAGAGCGCGAACACCGCGCCGAGAACGCTCGAACCGGCCCAGCCGGCGACGGCGAACGCGGTCGTCGTCGCGGTCGCGCCCAGTGCCGAGCCGAGCGAGTAGAAGAGCATGTAGCCGCCGATCGCGCTGCTGGTCGTCTCCGGGTGCGCGGTGGTCAGCAGGTGCTGGTTGCCGACGTGCACGGCCTGCACGGCGAAGTCGAGCGCGACCACGCCGATCGCGAGG
Encoded proteins:
- a CDS encoding RNA helicase; its protein translation is MASSPSPSPAEAYAASARRGKYPQLTRFAAEVSFEFDQFQIRGCQALEDGHGVLVCAPTGAGKTIVGEFAVHLALAEGRKCFYTTPIKALSNQKYADLVARYGSDAVGLLTGDTSINGNAQVVVMTTEVLRNMLYAGSSTITDLGYVVMDEVHYLADRFRGAVWEEVILHLPEYVRVVGLSATVSNAEEFGEWLVEVRGDTTVVVDEHRPVPLWQHMLVGNRLLDLFAGDDVHAPNAELRINPTLLRRTEEIGRQYAPAGFRGPRGRRGAPSRMPRFRPPSRVDVVEQLDRAGLLPAIVFIFSRAGCDAAVAQCVRSGLRLNGPGEVEEIRRVIEERTADLPEGDLGVLGYWEWREALERGIAGHHAGLLPAFKETVEELFVRGLVKVVFATETLALGINMPARTVVLERLVKYNGEAHVDLTPGEYTQLTGRAGRRGIDVEGHAVVAWQPGVDPKQVAGLASTRTYPLRSSFRPGYNMAVNLVAQVGAAEARELLEQSFAQFQADRSVVGTARRIERNKEALKGYTAAVTGDFDEMLEYVELRAKISAREKALSRQNTSARRAGTAESLEKLRKGDVIAVPAGRRAGLAVVVDPGLDPIREPRPVVVTEDRWSGPLSVADFPAPVEALGRIRLPKHIELRSPRTRRDIASALRNAGISLPGRQKRRSGANEDGELAALRRALRAHPCHGLAEREANLRWVERYERLAAETQQLERKVAATTHSLARAFDRILALLGERGYLAAAQSASVEGGGGGMDGLGPESAGDGEDRVTEHGRRLTRLYSESDLLAAECIRHGVWRKLNPAELAAVVSTLVFEARRDTAGEPRLPGGAVPEAWQETARLWVELTEDERRHRLDRTREPDAGFAWPVYRWARGESLEKVLTAAEANGQELSAGDFVRWSRQVIDLLDQIRDVLGKADPVGAAAAEAVKALRRGVVAAGAA
- a CDS encoding DUF4333 domain-containing protein, translating into MSTPYGGNDPQQPQYGQQPGGAYPPSGGQEQPQWGQPQQPSYDPNQQQQSGQPQQPQQWGQQPGGYAPPQPQWGQQPPPYGQQPGGGYPQSGPQAQPQYGQQPGGAYPQSGPQAQPQYGQQPGGQYDYGRQQFPGAAGPEPEQQPAKSKKGLLIGVVAAIVVVAAFLVLGFVAPGFLKTQVFNNTQMQTDVQKLLTETYKIDGVTAVTCPAEQKVQDGAKFECTATIAGKPQQVPITVKGDGGNYEVSPPVAK
- a CDS encoding GNAT family N-acetyltransferase, giving the protein MSDFEIRTLGTEEHRAASNLFRETVHAPPSDDAEWVYAARYYQPGGTLGVFDPELIGTARSFDAELTVPGGARLPMVGVTSVGVRADRTRRGVLRAMMTAQLEDFAERGVVFSNLLASEAGIYGRFGYGLATRHRTYSLDRHRARLRPDAPSGGELELLDLERALEVCPAVYDGLERRPGMMSRPEVLWRLYEMQLRRSATPAKAVVHHGPGGPDGFAVYHVDGPLAPPWTKTLELVDLFAGSAAAYAGLWRFLLGLDLVDRIVAGSRPLDDPIDLLLADHRRGSVDRIGDEHWIRLVDVPAALAGRTYGLGAPVLVEVTDPLLPGNSGTYLVSSDGVERTDRPPGSAWTSPPWR
- a CDS encoding sterol carrier protein domain-containing protein, whose protein sequence is MDVTTLAMIYLGTWRPSALAAAGRLEVRDPAAPAAADTLFGVGQAAWSGSHF
- a CDS encoding 5'-3' exonuclease, with amino-acid sequence MTGSLALLDSASLYFRSFFALPDSLRAADGTQVNAVRGFADTIARILTDRRPARLVCCLDADWRPKFRTDLLPSYKAHRVAEETGSGPDVEEVPDTLTPQVPIILDLLEAFGFATAEAAGYEADDVIGALATKEKADPVEVITGDRDLFQLVRTEPTPTSVIYVGKGWAKAEVLGPAEIAERYSLPRDIAGPAYADMAALRGDPSDGLPGVAGIGEKTAAKLITQFGSLEALVAAGEAGDSALPLKTRLRLKEAADYLAVAPTVVRVAVDAPVEQSRPDTVPATPADPERVAELTERWNLGQPVERLLKALPGA
- a CDS encoding Xaa-Pro peptidase family protein; the encoded protein is MSRRSLHTPAPDAAALRVRLDRARAAAAAAGTDALLIAPGSDLRYLLGQAGGSFERLTTLVVPAEGTPALVVPKLEAPGYADVPTDDLGVELLTWVDGDDPYELVADRLGKPGRVAVSDFTPALHVLALRAALGTAEQTLAGPVVRELRMRKDAAEIASLREAGAAIDRVHARVHEWLRPGRTEAEVGADIAAAIVEEGHVQADFVIVGSGPNGASPHHDVSDRVIEKGDVVVVDIGGPLPAGYNSDSTRTYAVGTPRDADVAETYAVLQRAQAAAVASVKPGVTAEAVDAAARDVIAEAGFGEYFIHRTGHGIGLDVHEEPYIIAGNALPLEPGMAFSVEPGIYQAGRWGARIEDIVIVTEDGAESVNNQPHELVVLDA
- a CDS encoding Lrp/AsnC family transcriptional regulator, with translation MTAGGLEPLDQSIVQELAADGRRSFTDLAERVGLSVSAVHQRVRRLEQRGVILGYTARLDGEQIGLPLTALISLTPNDPAAPDDYPQRIQHIKEIESCYSVAGDESYILLVRVQSPLALEDLLRRIREAAKVSTRTTVVLSTPFEGRSPTF